A genomic segment from Methanococcoides sp. AM1 encodes:
- a CDS encoding PKD domain-containing protein, translating to TEGIAPLTVSFTDLSTNATSWSWDIDADGTEDYSSQNIIHTYDTAGLYTVNLTVSNINGTASEVKTNYIN from the coding sequence ACTGAAGGTATTGCACCACTTACTGTTTCATTCACTGATCTCTCAACCAATGCAACCTCATGGTCCTGGGATATTGATGCTGATGGTACCGAGGATTACTCCAGTCAGAATATAATTCATACGTATGATACAGCTGGTTTGTATACTGTCAATCTTACTGTCAGTAATATCAATGGCACTGCTTCCGAAGTCAAGACGAATTATATCAATG